GGATataaaagagggaaaatgagggaaaaacatggaaaacacAAAGAAGAGGAATTTGATAAGGAAATTGAGGAATTGATGGGGAAATTGAGGAATTCTGGAATATTCCACACCcccaatccccaaatcccagcaccAATGGGATTTTTGCCTTTTCATCACCATTTTTAatagataaaaagaaaaaacaggagGGAAACCCATGGAAAACACAAGGAGAACCCATCAGGACCCCAAAAGCACCAAAGCCTGGAATATCCCACAGCTCCACCCCAGAATATTCCATTGTTCCTGGGCTTCCCACACTCAAATCCCCAATTCGCCTGACGCGCCGCACCAATGGGGTTGTTGCCTTTTTCTCACCATTTTTAatggataaaaaagaaaatagggagaaaacatggaaaacaCAAGGAGGAACTGACAGGGAAAAGTGAGGAATTCTGGAATATTCCACACCcccaatccccaaatcccagcgtGTCGCACCAAtgggattttttgccttttcatcACCATTTTTAATGGATAAAAtgaaaataggggaaaaaacatGGAAAGCACAAAGAGAATGAGGAACTGACAGGGAGAAGTGAGGAATTCTGGAATATTCCACACCcccaatccccaaatcccagcgtGTCGCACCAAtgggattttttgccttttcatcACCATTTTTAATggatacaaaagaaaaaacaggagGGAAAACACAAGGAGAACCCATCAGGACCCCCAGAAAGCTCCCGGAATCCCCCACACCTccacccctccccaaatccgtGAGCGGGCTCCGCGCGGGCACCTCCGcgggagaggaaaacaaaaccaaaaaatcccggaaaaaaaaaaaaaaacaacccaaaaaaaaaaccccccaaaaactgGGGGtggatccctcagggagccgTGTGGAGCATCAAGTTCCTGAGGAGTTTCTGGCGGCCCAGCTCGTAATCCTCCTCGTCCACGTTGACCAGCAGCTTGATGGCCTCGTGGCCCACGGCCTGTTTGAGCGAGTCCGTGATGAAGACGCCCTTGAGGGCCTCCAGGAGGGAGCCGTTGATGTAATCCCGCCAGAAGGCGTCGAGGTAGGTGAGCTCCGAGAATTTGATGTCGCAGATGATGGAGCCCAAATCCCGCGATTCAGGATGGTGTTGGCCTGGTTGAAGCGCTCGAACTGGCGCTCCAGCGGGTCCTGCTTGTTGGAGAAGACGTTGCCGTGCAGGGCGGAGTCGTGCTGGCAGTACTCGGCGCGCACGCGCAGGCGGATGTCTGGGGTGGGGGAAACAGGGGGGTTAGGGGTGTGGGATTGGGGAATGTGGGGTTTGGGCTGGGGGAATGTGGGGTTTAGGGGATTgggggggaaaacggggggtttggggggaaacgGGGAGTCGTGCTGGCAGTACTCGGCACGCACGCGCAGGCGGATGTCTGGGTGGGGGGAAAACATGGggttggggggaaaatgggggttggggggaaaaacgggggtttgggggtttggggtggggggatgtggggttttggggggtttgggattgAGGGGAATGGGGGGTTTAGGGGTTTGGAGGGAAAACGGGGAGTCGTGCTGGCAGGTACTCGGCACGCACGCGCAGGCGGAtggctggggtggggggaaaatgggggttAGGGGATGTGGGAATGGGGgaatgtggggtttggggttgggattgggggAATGGGGGGTTTAGGGATTGGGGGAATATGGGGTTAGGGGGGAAAACGGGGAGTCGTGCTGGCAGTACTTGGCACGCACGCGCAGGCGGATGTCTGGGGTGGGGAAAATGGGGGTTAGGGGGGAAAACGGGTTTGGGTGGGGGGATGTGGGgcttggggggtttggggttgagGGAATGTGGAGTTTAGGGGGTTTGGGATTGAGGGgaatgtggggtttggggggaaaacagGGAGTCGTGCTGGCAGTACTCGGCGCACACGCGCAGGCGGATgtctggggtggggggaaatggggttaGGGGGTGTGGGATTGGGgaatgtggggtttggggttgggattgggggAATGGGGGGGTTTAGGGATTGGGGTGAATATGGGGTTAGGGGGGAAAACGGGGGGTTGTGCTGGGAGTACTTGGCATGCACGCGCAGGCGGATGTCTGGGGTGGGGAAAACAGCGGGGTTAGGGGGTGTGGGATTGGGGAATGTGGGGTTTGGGACTGGGGgaatgtggggtttggggggtttggggctgggggaaTGTGGGGTTTAGGAATTgggggggaaaacggggggTTAGGGGGTTTGGAGGGAAAACGGGGAGTTGTGCTGGCAGTACTCGGCACGCACGCGCAGGCGGATGTCTGGGTGGGGAAAATGGGGTTAGGGGGGAAAAcgggtttggggtggggggatgtggggtttggggttgagGGAATGTGGAGTTTAGGGGGTTTGGGATTGAGGGAATGTGGGGAttagggggtttgggggaaaacgGGGAGTCATGCTGGGAATACTCGGCACGCACGCACAGGCGGATGGCTGGGTGGGGAAAACGGGGGttggggggaaaacgggggTTAGGGGGTGTGGATTGGGGaatgtggggtttggggctgggggaaTGTGGGGTTTAGGGGATTGGGGGGAaacggggggtttgggggaaaacgGGGAGTCGTGCTGGCAGTACTCGGCACGCACACGCAGGCGGATGTCTGGGTGGGGGGAAAATGggttggggggaaaatgggggttGGGGGAAAACGGGGttaggggtttggggtggggggatgtggggtttggggttcagGAATGGGGGGTTTAGGGGGTTTGGGATTGAGGGGAATGGGGGGTTTAGGGGGTTTGGAGGGAAAACGGGGAGTCGTGCTGGCAGTACTCGGCGCGCACGCGCAGGCGGATGGCTGggtggggggaaaatggggttaGGGGGTGTGGGATTGGGGAATGTGGGGTTTAGGGtgtttggggttggggttttaAGGGGTTTGGGATTGAGGGGAATGTGGGGTTTAGGGGGGAAACGGGGAGTCGTGCTGGCAGTACTCAGTGCGCACGCGCAGGCGGATGGCTGGGGTGGGGGAAACGGGTTAGGGGATGTGGGGTGGGGgaatgtggggtttggggttggatTGGGGGAATGGGGGGTTTAGGGATTGGGGGAATATGGGGTTAGGGGAAAACGGGGGGttaggggtttggggggaaaacggGGAGTCGTGCTGGCAGTACTCGGCGCGCACGCGCAGGTGGAtggctggggtggggggaaaatggggttaGGGGGTGTGGGATTGGGaatgtggggtttggggctgggggaaTGTGGGGATTAGGGGAttggggggaaaacggggggtttgggggtctgggAGGAAAACGGGGAGTTGTGCTGGGAGTACTCGGCGGCGCACGCGCAGGCGGATGGCTGGGTGGGGGAAACGGAGTTAGGGGGGAAAACGGGGAGATGTGGTGTTTAgggggtttgggattggggGAATGTGGAGTTTAGGGGGTTTGGATTGAGGGAATGTGGGAttagggggtttggggggaaaacggGGAGTCGTGCTGGGAATACTCGGCACGCACGCACAGGCGGATGGCTGGGTGGGGAAAACGGGGGTTGGGGGGGAAAACAGGGGGGTTAGGGGGTGTGGGATTGGGgaatgtggggtttggggttgggggAATGTGGGGTTTAGGGGATTGGGGGGGGAaacggggggtttggggggaaaacggGGAGTCGTGCTGGCAGTACTCGGCACGCACACGCAGGCGGATGGCTGggtgggggaaaatgggggttGGGGAAAACAGGGGTTTGGGGTAGGGAAACGGGGGttagggggtttggggttgggggAATGTGGGGTTTAGGGGGTTTAGGGTTGGGGGGTTGTGGGGTTAGGGATTGGGGGAATGGGGGGTttagggggtttggggttgagGGGAATGTGGGGCTTAGGGGGTTGGGGGGAATGTGGGGTTTAgggggtttgggaatgggggaGTGTGCAGTTTAGGGACtgggggaaatgtgggaaatttCCCAGTCTTGGGATGTCTCACACATTGGGGATCCCAATCCTAATTCTGTATTCCCAATACCAAATCCCCATTTACCACAGGTCTGTTTCTCCCTGGGGATCCCAATCCCACATTCCCACATTCCCGATCCCACATTCCCGATCCCCAAACCCCTCTCACCGCAGGTCTGTTTCTCCCTGGGGATCCCAATCCcacattcccacattcccaatcCCACATTCCCGATCCCAATCCCCTTCACCACAGCTCTGTTTCTCCCTGGGGATCCCAATCCCAcattcccaatcccaaccccGATCCCCCTCAACCGCAGGTCTGTTTCTCCCTGGGGATCCCAATCCCACATTCCCAATCCCGACCCCGATCCCCCTCACCGCAGGTCTGTTTCTCCCTGgggatcccaatcccaatccaatcccaatccccaatcccaatcccgatCCCCCTCACCGCAGGTCTGTTTCTCCTTGGGGTCGGGGGTCGCTGACTTCCTGCGTTTCCGTTGGCTCCCGAGGAGGctccgggcccggcccgggcgcttggggcccagctggggccCCCCGGGGGGCAGCACAGGGACGGGTGGGGGGCAGGCACTGGGACACGGGGGCACAAATGGGTTAGGGACCCCAAATCCAaccccacagaccccaaatccaTCCAAATCCCACCCCGGGGGGCAGCACAGGGACGGGTGGGGGGCAGGCACTGGGACACGGGGGCACAAATGGGTTAGGGACCCCAAATCCAaccccacagaccccaaatccatccagggaaccccaaatccatcccaaatcccactccAGGGAAAGAACAGGGACAGGTGGGGGGCAGGCACTGGGACATGGGGAGACATCGGGTCActgaccccaaatccatccagggaaccccaaatccatccATTAGGTCTGGGCACAGT
This window of the Passer domesticus isolate bPasDom1 chromosome 32, bPasDom1.hap1, whole genome shotgun sequence genome carries:
- the DEDD gene encoding LOW QUALITY PROTEIN: death effector domain-containing protein (The sequence of the model RefSeq protein was modified relative to this genomic sequence to represent the inferred CDS: inserted 2 bases in 2 codons) — translated: MAGRKRGAGAGGAAGGAGAVPWPEEPGEREQGLYSLHRMFDIVGAQLTHRDVRVLSFLFVDVLDEAERGRIRSGRDFLLALERQGRCDESNLRQLLQLLRIITRHDLLPYVSLKRRRPVCPDLVDKYLEETSIRYVTPRAPGGAPPGLGHPHKSVPAPHPSLCCPXGGPQLGPKRPGRARSLLGSQRKRRKSATPDPKEKQTCDIRLRVRAEYCQHDSALHGNVFSNKQDPLERQFERFNQANTILXSRDLGSIICDIKFSELTYLDAFWRDYINGSLLEALKGVFITDSLKQAVGHEAIKLLVNVDEEDYELGRQKLLRNLMLHTAP